From one Coffea eugenioides isolate CCC68of chromosome 11, Ceug_1.0, whole genome shotgun sequence genomic stretch:
- the LOC113753844 gene encoding uncharacterized protein At4g14100-like codes for MSNTIHSRRLMSGRHTMMMTMLMLWLWTWRLIMSLSSSGGGFPHVAAAAAVPVPLASSAAAEGEDEAEADPPTPRPWPHQFHSILFVNFTGSLSLIDLWYDWPNGRNFNIIRDQLQDSDSILYDLEWNNGTSFFYTLPDHHHPSSTPPSCRSAQLDVGILRPNWLDGASYLGQRHVDGFLCNVWEKLDFIWYYEDVVTKRPVHWLFYTGRSIHVMTFEVGAVLEDAKWQAPVYCFEEVDEETDTRESAFCAQKLENPWMTYSARV; via the exons ATGAGTAACACCATTCATAGCAGACGACTAATGAGTGGTCGTCATACGATGATGATGACGATGTTGATGTTGTGGCTATGGACTTGGAGGCTGATCATGAGTCTCAGCAGCAGCGGCGGCGGCTTCCCTCATGTGGCCGCGGCCGCGGCCGTGCCAGTGCCTCTGGCATCATCAGCAGCAGCAGAAGGTGAGGACGAGGCGGAGGCTGATCCCCCAACTCCCAGGCCCTGGCCCCACCAATTCCACTCCATCCTCTTTGTCAACTTCACTGGATCCCTCAGCCTCATCGACCTCTGGTACGACTGGCCCAACGGCCGCAACTTCAACATCATCCGCGACCAGCTCCAGGACAGTGACTCCATCCTCTATGACCTCGAGTGGAATAATGGCACCTCCTTCTTCTACACCCTCCCTGACCACCACCACCCATCCTCCACCCCACCCTCATGCCGCTCTGCTCAGCTCGACGTTGGGATTCTCCGTCCCAACTGGCTCGACGGCGCCTCCTATCTGGGCCAACGCCACGTCGACGGCTTCCTCTGCAATGTTTGGGAGAAGCTGGACTTCATCTGGTACTACGAGGACGTTGTCACTAAAAGGCCCGTTCACTGGCTCTTCTATACTG GAAGATCAATTCATGTCATGACATTTGAAGTAGGAGCAGTACTTGAGGATGCGAAATGGCAGGCACCAGTGTATTGCTTTGAGGAGGTCGATGAAGAAACTGATACCAGAGAGAGCGCTTTCTGTGCacaaaaactggaaaatccttgGATGACTTATTCTGCCAGAGTTTGA